Genomic DNA from Roseburia intestinalis L1-82:
TTTTATATACCCCGGACAGTCCACACTATGCGGAGATTTCTGCCTGCATCGACGCGAACGATGAAATCTGTAAAACTTATCCGTCCGGTTATCAGCTCTTTATCAAAGGGCAGTTATTTCTGCTGTTTTATATTTTGTTTCACAAATGCAGCACAAAGGAACCATCCGGGAAAGACCGCAGCAAATCCTTAGAAAAAATGAAACTGATCTTAAAATATGTGGAAAACAATTATATGGAAAAGATCACGATCGAAGATATCGCAAATGAAGTAGGACTGAGCCAGTCCCATTTTATGAAATATTTTAAAAATACCATGGGAACCTCTTTCGTCGATTATCTCAACGAATACAGGCTCACCATGGCATCAAGACTTCTGATCTCCTCCGACTCCTCGATACTTGCAATTGCATCGGAAGTCGGTTTTGAAAATCTTTCTTATTTTAACCGTATTTTTAAGAAACGCTTTGGGCAGACACCTCGTGAGTACCGCAGGCGGCAATCGCCGGCTTGATGAGATTCTCATAGAATTCTTCCGCCGGCTGTGGTTTGCCGAACAAAAATCCCTGGATATAATCCGGGTCTAATTCGGAGATCTTTGCAAATTCATCCTCTGTCTCAATTCCCTCAACACAGATCGTCAGATCAAGTTTATGCGTCATCGTGATGATCTGTGTCATCAGATCATGTTCATACTGATTATTCAGTGCTTTTAATGTGAACGACCGGTCAATCTTGATATAATTCGGTCTTAAATCGCCAAGACAGTGCAGATTCGAATAACCGGTTCCAAAATCATCTAAAATGACAAGCACTCCGTTTTTCTTTAATCCGTCCCACAATTTCTGAAAATGTGTATTGGTATCCAGATAACCGCTCTCTGTCAGCTCAATTCCCACCGCGGAAGGCTCTAATCCATACAGGCGCAGCGCTGTCAGTATCTCCGTCAGGACACGGCTCTTCATGACCTGCACATAGGAAAGATTGATATTGATGCGGAAATTCGGAATGTATTTCTGCCACCTGCTGCAGGTCGAGATTGCCTGATGCAGCATCCATTTTCCTGCCGGAATGATCAGACCGGTCTCCTCTAACAGAGGAATAAACTCAACCGGTGAAATACGCTCCCAGTGCACTTTCTCATCTGCATCATGACCATCCTCACCCACACATACCGCTTCTTTTTTCGTTTCTCCATCCTCACATCTCTCCGGCATGGAAAAACGCATCAGTGCCTCCGCACCAACCAGCCGGCGTGTCTTTGTGTCCACGATCGGCTGATAATAAGTCTCAAACCCTTCAAACCCATGGTTTACCGCATGATGCAGCTGCCGTGTGATCTGCTTTTTGCGCAAAAAAACGTCATAATCTTCCTGCATATATATATAACAGCGGTTCTTTCCCTGCTCTTTTGCTGTATTTAATGCATACTCTGACAATTTCATGATATTTTCATAGGTCCCGGATGTTTTTGCAGTATCGACTGCACCCGCAGATATGGTAAACACAGATTTATAACCGTTTTCCTCGATAAATGTATCCAAACTCTTGCGAATATTTTTATAAAGTTCCGTTGCTGCTTCCATATCTCCGCCCGAAAAATCGACCACCATAAATTCATCCGCTAATATCCGGTACAGCCTCTGCGACGGTTTGATATTTTCCGCGATACAGTCTGCTGTACTCTTTAAGATATAATCTCCGTACTCCATTCCGAAGTCACCGTTGATATCACGAAAATCATCGATTCCGATGCGGAGGAAAAATCCATCCGGCAGTCCATCCTCAAACTGTTCTACATAAGCGGAAAGACTTGATTCGCCAAGCAGTCCGCTGACATTGTCTGCCTTCTGTTTCTGACCGATCTCATTGATGCATCCGACTAAAAAATGCGGTTTCCCGTCAGCATCATTTAATACACGCCCCCTGCAGTTGATCCACACCGGTTTCCCAGCGCGGTCTAACCACCGGTAATGCATGTTATGAAAAACAATCTCCCCGCTCATAATACGCCGGAATTCATCATCCAGGCGCGACTGGTCTTCCGAATATACAAATGTATGATGTGCTTTTGCCGCATCATCAAAATTATCCCCCGGTAAAAGGAAACGCTCTGTCGCATGTTTTGAGATCTTATAGCAGTCTTTCTGCAGATCAAACACATACAGATAATCATCCATACACGGATTAAACAATTCCACGATATATTCCATCTGTTCTCTTGAAAAACTATTCATTATAGGGTCCATATTCTTCTCCAATTCTGTAATCTACAAAAACGTTATCTTAATTTTATAATTCGTTGCTTTTATTTTTTCAAAAATATACGGTAATATTCGCTCAAAATCCCTGATACGGCAGCATATAGTATCCGATCACACCACTCAAAATCCCCGATATGGCAGCATATAGTATCCGATCACACCGCTTAAAATCCCGACAGCAACTCCTGCAGTGACATCCCATACGGTATGCACGCCCCCGATCACACGGATCACGGCAATCATAATTCCGATCATTGCTAAAATACAGCCCGCCACTGGATTGCGCACAAATACCGTGACGGCGATCACAAATACAGAAAAAACATGACGGCTTGGAAATGATTTTCCTCCCGCATCTTTATCGATCACCGGCGGTAGATCATATTTCTCATACGGGCGCGGTTCATTGACGATCTTGCGGAACAATGTCACGACCACAAATGAAACTGCAGGAACAAGCACTGCCTGCGGCAGTAACGTATCTCTCTTAAGCAGCAGCGAGATCAGATAAAGCGGATAGCTCACAAAAACAATTCCGGTAAGCAGCCGGTTTG
This window encodes:
- a CDS encoding AraC family transcriptional regulator — protein: MNILEYENYQEKILHGDPLFPYITYLCSIPLDFGYVPMHWHDEMEIIYIKKGNGTITVDFTQHTVSAGDIALILPGQLHSIGQFESESMEYENIIFHPNMLISKKTDTCNTDYLVPLLSGNVSLPLLYTPDSPHYAEISACIDANDEICKTYPSGYQLFIKGQLFLLFYILFHKCSTKEPSGKDRSKSLEKMKLILKYVENNYMEKITIEDIANEVGLSQSHFMKYFKNTMGTSFVDYLNEYRLTMASRLLISSDSSILAIASEVGFENLSYFNRIFKKRFGQTPREYRRRQSPA
- a CDS encoding GGDEF and EAL domain-containing protein encodes the protein MDPIMNSFSREQMEYIVELFNPCMDDYLYVFDLQKDCYKISKHATERFLLPGDNFDDAAKAHHTFVYSEDQSRLDDEFRRIMSGEIVFHNMHYRWLDRAGKPVWINCRGRVLNDADGKPHFLVGCINEIGQKQKADNVSGLLGESSLSAYVEQFEDGLPDGFFLRIGIDDFRDINGDFGMEYGDYILKSTADCIAENIKPSQRLYRILADEFMVVDFSGGDMEAATELYKNIRKSLDTFIEENGYKSVFTISAGAVDTAKTSGTYENIMKLSEYALNTAKEQGKNRCYIYMQEDYDVFLRKKQITRQLHHAVNHGFEGFETYYQPIVDTKTRRLVGAEALMRFSMPERCEDGETKKEAVCVGEDGHDADEKVHWERISPVEFIPLLEETGLIIPAGKWMLHQAISTCSRWQKYIPNFRININLSYVQVMKSRVLTEILTALRLYGLEPSAVGIELTESGYLDTNTHFQKLWDGLKKNGVLVILDDFGTGYSNLHCLGDLRPNYIKIDRSFTLKALNNQYEHDLMTQIITMTHKLDLTICVEGIETEDEFAKISELDPDYIQGFLFGKPQPAEEFYENLIKPAIAACGTHEVSAQSVS
- a CDS encoding phosphatase PAP2 family protein codes for the protein MTRETYRKMTGYFLQDEKKVRRIILANRLLTGIVFVSYPLYLISLLLKRDTLLPQAVLVPAVSFVVVTLFRKIVNEPRPYEKYDLPPVIDKDAGGKSFPSRHVFSVFVIAVTVFVRNPVAGCILAMIGIMIAVIRVIGGVHTVWDVTAGVAVGILSGVIGYYMLPYRGF